The window GTTGTTCCTAGAAATCGAAAAAACCATTGCGATTCTTCTTTTTTATAAAGATTTCCTAAATAGCATGAGATCCTTCGTGCCTCAGGATAAGCGATTCACAACGTTTTTTCAAAATAAAAAAACGTGTTCTCTGCTTACTTAACAGCATCATAATTATCATCCCATTCTTTTGGTTTCGGATGGTCATGAAGCTTTCCTAAAGATTTAGCAACAATCATGGAAACAGTAGCATCTCCAGTTACATTAACAACCGTTCTACACATGTCTAAAGGTCTATCTACTGCAAAAATTAAGGCCAAACCAATTGGTAATAATTCTGCTGGGAAACCTATAGATTCTAAAACGATAACTAGCATTACCATTCCTGCACTTGGTACCGCAGCACTTCCAATAGAAGCCAATAAAGCCGTTGCTATAATCACTAATTGGTTCGTAAATGTTAATCCTTCTGGCCAAATTACCTGCATGATAAAAACAGCAGCAATACCTTGATATAAACTTGTTCCATCCATATTTACGGTTGCTCCTACTGGTAATACAAACCCAGAAACTTCTTTATCGACACCTAAATGTTCTTCCACACGTTCCATAGTCACGGGTAAAGTTGCAGCACTAGAACTTGTAGAAAAAGCTAATAATTGCGCTGGAGATATTTCTTTTAAAAACCAAAGCGGTGATTTCTTCACCACAAACTTTATAAGCACTAAATAGAAAACAATCATTAAGGCTAAACCTAGCACTACACAGCCTGCGTAGTTTAAAAGTTTTAATAAAATTTCGGTATCATCAAAGGCTATAATTACGTTTGCCATTAAAGCAAATACGGCATAAGGTGCAAATAACATAATTAAATCCACCATTTTCATTACGACTTCATTTAACGAATCAAAGAAATTTATTAACGGTTTTGCTTTTTTCTCATCAATTAGTAATAAACAAATACCTACAAATAAAGCAAAGAAAATAACCTGAAGCATTTTTGCTTCTCCTAAAGAAACGAATATATTACTCGGAAAAATATCGACTAAAGACTGTAATGGTCCAGCATCATTTTGCGCTGTAGCTTTGGCTAATTTATCGGTAACACCAGCATCATTTTCATATTTCATTTTGATTTTAGTAATCGTATCTTGAGACATTCCAACTCCTGGTTTCACGGTATTTACAATTGTTAACCCTATAATAATTGCAATTAGCGTGGTACCAACATAAATCGCTATGGTTCGTAATCCCATGGATTTAATTTTAGAAATATCTTTTAAATCGGAAATCCCTTTAATTAACGAAGCAAGAATTAACGGAACAGCAATAAGCTTTAAAAGGTTAATAAAGATTTTACCCCAAGGAGCAATCCAATCGGAAACAAAATCTTTGCCATCATACGCATTCATTATGAATCCGAAGACAATACCCAATATCATTCCTATTATTATTTTCCAGTGCAATGCTAATTTCATGTTATTTATTTTTCATTTCCGTTAGGCGGAAACTTCGTTAGTTCGTTTTTCTTCCTATTGTTTTATGTCTCCAAACCTCATAAAGATAACAGTCTGTATGTTCTTCTTCTGGATTATTAATTGGTAATTCTTTCTGTATCCTTTTGGCTTTTTCATAGTCTGAAACTAATCCATACCCATTTAAATCACTTGGTAGAAAAGTTTCATCAAAACCACCACAGTTAGTCAGAGCACTTGTGTCTCCTCCTATTTCGATTAAATCATACCCTATAAAATCATAGGTAGCGTTTAAATCTGCTTTTTCTTTTCCTGGTTCTTTAATTATTGCTAGTAAATTAAAAAAGGGAATATCCTTCACATGATTCAAGACATAATCTAAGGAATTAAAATAGAACATGACCATACCGTTATCCGATATAATATAATCCCACACTTCAGCCGCATCTAAATCTAAGACAAATGCTAATCGGTTTAAATTACCATCTAAAGAAACCAATTCTTTAACATGAAATAATTCTGTCCAATCTATGTATTCTTTCCAGCTAAACCCAGTGGTATTATCTGCATCATATGTTTTTAACGCCGTATAGTAAATATCAGATTGCATTGAAATACCTTTTATAAATTTATGAAATACCTACTTTCGCAGGAATTTTATTTATACATTTTGTTTAGTAAATAATAATCTGCTATAACCAACGCTGCCATTGCTTCTACAATAGGAATTGCACGAGGTACCACACAAGGATCATGTCTTCCTTTTCCTTGCATTTCTAAAACTTCACCTTTGCTATTTATGGTTTCTTGTTTTTGCATAATGGTCGCCACTGGCTTAAAAGCAACACGGAAATAAATATCCATCCCGTTACTTATTCCACCTTGAATACCACCAGAAAGATTTGATTTCGTACTTCCGTCTGCATTAAAAATATCGTTATGTTCGCTACCTTTCATTTTAGCACCACAAAATCCGCTACCATACTCAAAGCCTTTTACGGCATTTATAGAAAGCATGGCTTTACCAAGCTCTGCATGTAATCTATCGAAAACAGGTTCTCCTAAACCTACCGGTACATTTTGTAAAACACAAGTTACGGTTCCACCAATGGTATCTCCTTCTTTTCTAATTTCTTTAATTCTAGCAATCATTTTTTCTGCAATTGCTTCATCCGGACAACGTACTATATTGTTTTCCGTTTTGCTAAAATCTAAATCTTGGTATGGTTTATCTATAAAAATTTCGCCTACAGAAGATGTAAACGCATTAATTTTTACATTTTTCAGTACTTGCTTTGCAATGGCACCAGCAACTACTCTACATGCCGTTTCACGTGCAGAACTTCGTCCGCCACCTCTATAATCACGAACACCGTACTTTTGATCGTAGGTGTAATCTGCGTGACTAGGACGATACACATCTTTAATATGCGTATAATCTTTAGATTTCTGATTTGCGTTTTTAATAACAAAACCGATTGGAGTTCCTGTGGTTTGTCCTTCAAATATTCCAGATAAAAACTCTACAGTATCTGGTTCTTTACGTTGGGTAACAATTTCAGACTGTCCTGGTTTTCTTCGGTTTAATTCGTTTTGAATAGCTTCAAAATCCAATTGTATTCCCGAAGGACAACCATCTATTATACCTCCAATTGCAACACCGTGAGATTCACCAAAAGTGGTAACTTTAAATATATTTCCAAAAGAATTTCCTGCCATTTTTATATTACGAATAGTTATTTGTGCTAATGTAAATCTATTATTAGAGAAATAAAAAAATTAATTGCATCAAATATTTTAATGCATTAATATTCAAAATATTATATGAATATTAGTTTGAACTATTACAATATAAGCTTATTTTTGTTGCTTAAAAAAACGATTAATATGAAAAATGTAAAAACCCTTTTATTATTTGCTTCTGTTTTACTAATAGTTGCATGTAGTAGTGATGATGATTCTCCTTCTACTCCAAAGTCAACTTTAAAAATAACACTTAATGGTGTACAACCATTAGATGGAGATTTAACGTATGAAGGTTGGATTATGGTAGACGGTTTACCTGTTTCTACAGGAAGGTTTAATACAACATCTGCATCTACTACTAAAAATTTTAGTATTGCTACTGCCGATTTAGAAATAGCAACCGCTTTTATTTTATCTATTGAGCCTAAAAGTAATGATGATCCAGCGCCTTCTAATACAAAAATACTGAACGGTACTTTTGTTGCTGGTGCCGCAACATTAAGTATTAACGCTATGGTTGGTAATTTTGTTAACGCTGTAAGTCCTTTTTCTGGATCTTTTATAAAAGCTACTCCTTCTGATAATACTGGAGGAATTGACAATGGTAATGATGATTATGGTATTTGGTTTATTCAAAACGAAACAACTCCAGGTTTAATTAATTTACCAACATTAGCAACTGGATGGAAATATGAAGGCTGGGTGGTATTTAACTCCGGATCAACTCCTGTTACTACTGGTAAATTTACAATGGCTTCTGGTGTAGATAGCGCTTCTCCATATAGTGGAAACGAACCTGTTCCTGCTTTTCCTGGTGAAGATTTTTTATCTAACCTACCTACTGGTGTAGATGGAAATATTAATGGATTACCTGTTGTTATCTCTATTGAACCAGATGTTCCTGGTGATGCAACTACTCCTTTTTTCTTAAAACCAATAAGTGGTACAGAAGGTGTTAATGGGAATGCTTTAAGCGTAACAACCAATATTAATGCACTAATTAATGGAACTGCTCAGATAAATTAAGCAAATCTTGAAATATAATTTTTATTAAAAAGCCTCGATTTTCGAGGCTTTTTTATTTTATTAACTTTTCTCTTTTTAATTATAATCTAAAAAACACATAACCTAAACTTTACAATTCCCTAGTAATTATATAATTACCTGTTAATATTCAAATAACATACAAGTGTGTAATTTGAGTAATTAATAAAAGTTAAAATGTTACTAGTTTGAAAAAGAAAAGAAAAGTGGAAATCGCTGTAATATCCGATGTGCACTTAGGAACCTTTGGTTGTCATGCCAAACAGTTGCTAACCTACTTAAATAGCATAGATCCCAAAAAACTAATCCTAAATGGGGATATTATAGATATTTGGCAATTTAGCAAACGCTACTTTCCTCCTGCACATTTAAAGGTGATTAAAAAAATAATTACCATGGCAGCAAATGGTACAGAGGTAATTTATATTACTGGAAATCATGATGAAATGTTGCGGAAATTTAGCGATTCACAAATTGGTAAAATTTCTATTGTAGATAAATATGTAACCGAATTGGATGGTAAAACTGCATGGTTTTTTCATGGTGATGTTTTTGATGTTTCCATTCAAAATGCCAAATGGTTAGCTAAACTAGGTGGTTATGGCTATGATCTTCTTATTGTTATTAACCGCTTTGTAAACTGGTGCTTAGTACGTTTAGGAAGAGAACGGTATTCCCTTTCCAAGAAAATAAAGAATAGCGTAAAAGGTGCCATTAAATATATTAATGATTTTGAAGAAGTAGCCACAGATTTAGCTATTGAAAATGGTTATGATTATGTTATTTGCGGACATATACACCAACCAAAAATGATTATTAAAGGTAATAAAAATGGCCAGACAATGTATTTGAATTCTGGGGATTGGGTAGAAAACTTTACCGCTCTAGAATACCAATTTAAACGTTGGAAAATCTACCATTACAACAAAGATAAACTCTCCCCTTTTTTTGCTGATGAAGATATTAAAGAAATGGAAATGAAAGATTTAATTGCCGCAATAACCATTGTAGATCAAAACAAAAAGAAATTAGATTAGCGCTTCTTTTAAAATGGTAATAGGATGCAATGCCTGACGCTGCGTACCATCTTTTATTTGATGCCTACAACTTGTTCCATTTGCAGAAATAACAGTCTCTTTGCTTGCTTTTCTTACTGCTGGAAATAGCGTTTGTTCCCCAATTTGCATACTCACATCATAATGCTCTTTTTCATATCCAAAACTTCCTGCCATACCACAACAACCACTTGGTATAATGGTTACTTTATAATTTTCTGGAAGGTTTAAAACCGCAAAACTAGAAAGCTGACTTGCTTGTGCTTTTTGATGACAATGTCCATGAAACTTAATCGTTTTGGCTTCTTTAGTAAATTGAGAAGCTTTTATATTTCCGAGTTTTATTTCTTGCTGAATAAATTCTTCAATCAAAAAGGTGTTTTTTGCAATTTTTTCTGCGGAAACTTTATCATCTACAAGCTTCATATATTCATCTTTAAAAGTTAGAATAGCGGAAGGTTCTATACCTAGCAACGGTGTTTCTACAGTAATCAAATCTTTAAAAATAGTAACGTTTTTATTCGCTACATTTTTGGCTTGTTTTAATAATCCTTTCGATATAAAAGTACGACCAGATTCTTCATGATTAATTAGCTTTACTTTATAATTTAAGTCCGTTAAAAGCGATATAGCATCTACTCCAATTGGTGTATCTAAAAAGTTAGTAAATTCGTCATTAAACAAATAAACAGTTTTAATATTATTTTCATCAACTTTCTGTATAATAGTATTTTGAAATAATTTACTTAAACTCTTACTTGAAATTAATGGCAAACTTCTTTCTTTAGCAATTCCGAAGGATTTCTTTAACAAAGAAGCCGTAAAAGCGTTGGAAAACATAAAATTGGTAAGCTTCGGAAAATGACTTCCAAACTGGTTTAATTGGTTGTTATAAGCAAACAATTTGGTACGTATTGAAACCCCATTTTCCTTTTGATATTGGTATTGAAATTCGGCTTTTAAACTAGCCACATTTACACTACTCGGACACTCGCTGGAACATGCTTTACAGCTTAGGCATAAATCGAAAACCTGCTTTAATTCTTGATGATTAAATTTATTGGGTTTATCGGAATTGGTTAGAAACTCACGTAATGCATTTGCTCTTGCGCGCGTGGTATCTTTTTCATTTCTCGTGGCTCTATAACTGGGACACATGGTTCCACCAAATTCCGGAAGTTTCCTGCAATCTCCAGAGCCATTACATTTTTCGGTTTCTCGAAGTATGCCTTCCGATTTGGAGAAATCTAATATGGTTTCAATAACTGATTCTACTCTGTCTGGCTGATATCGCAAACTTTCATCCATAGGATATGCATCTACAATTTTCCCAGGATTAAAGATATTTTCAGGATCGAAAGTTGCTTTTATTCGTTTTAAAATTTCATAATTCACAGGACCAATCATCAATGGAATAAACTCTGCACGAACAATACCATCGCCATGTTCACCACTCATTGACCCATTATATTTTTTTACTAGCTTAGCTACATCGGTTGTTATTTTTCTAAACAGAATAACATCTTCTTTTTTCTTTAAGTTTAAAATCGGTCTTAAATGCAATTCTCCTGCTCCCGCATGTGCATAATACACTGCTTTTTGGTTGTAGGTTTTCATTAAAGCCGTAAAATCTTCAATATAATTTGCTAAGTCTGGCAAGGCAACTGCTGTATCTTCAATACATGCAACGGTTTTTTTATCGCCAATCATATTACCTAACAAACCTAATCCCGCTTTTCGTAGCTCCACTGCTTTATCAATATCTACACCTAGCAACAAAGGATTTGCGTAGCTTAAACCTTGGTTTTCAATGGCTTTTATAAGTGATTCGGCTTGTTTTTTTGCTTCATTAATAGTGTTTCCTTTTATTTCACACATTAAAATAGCTTCTGGATCTCCTTGAATAAATTGTCTGTTTTCTTCTTGTGTTTTATTGTGTTTGGTTAAATCTAAAATGGTTTTATCCATCATTTCGCAAGTATGCAAATTATGTTGCATCACAACGGTAACACTTTTTAAACAATCTGCAACACTGTTAAAATGTGCAGCAACCATAATGTTTTCGGTTGGAGGAAGCACATCTAATTTTAAGGTGATTTG is drawn from Lacinutrix sp. WUR7 and contains these coding sequences:
- a CDS encoding dicarboxylate/amino acid:cation symporter; this translates as MKLALHWKIIIGMILGIVFGFIMNAYDGKDFVSDWIAPWGKIFINLLKLIAVPLILASLIKGISDLKDISKIKSMGLRTIAIYVGTTLIAIIIGLTIVNTVKPGVGMSQDTITKIKMKYENDAGVTDKLAKATAQNDAGPLQSLVDIFPSNIFVSLGEAKMLQVIFFALFVGICLLLIDEKKAKPLINFFDSLNEVVMKMVDLIMLFAPYAVFALMANVIIAFDDTEILLKLLNYAGCVVLGLALMIVFYLVLIKFVVKKSPLWFLKEISPAQLLAFSTSSSAATLPVTMERVEEHLGVDKEVSGFVLPVGATVNMDGTSLYQGIAAVFIMQVIWPEGLTFTNQLVIIATALLASIGSAAVPSAGMVMLVIVLESIGFPAELLPIGLALIFAVDRPLDMCRTVVNVTGDATVSMIVAKSLGKLHDHPKPKEWDDNYDAVK
- the aroC gene encoding chorismate synthase, whose protein sequence is MAGNSFGNIFKVTTFGESHGVAIGGIIDGCPSGIQLDFEAIQNELNRRKPGQSEIVTQRKEPDTVEFLSGIFEGQTTGTPIGFVIKNANQKSKDYTHIKDVYRPSHADYTYDQKYGVRDYRGGGRSSARETACRVVAGAIAKQVLKNVKINAFTSSVGEIFIDKPYQDLDFSKTENNIVRCPDEAIAEKMIARIKEIRKEGDTIGGTVTCVLQNVPVGLGEPVFDRLHAELGKAMLSINAVKGFEYGSGFCGAKMKGSEHNDIFNADGSTKSNLSGGIQGGISNGMDIYFRVAFKPVATIMQKQETINSKGEVLEMQGKGRHDPCVVPRAIPIVEAMAALVIADYYLLNKMYK
- a CDS encoding UDP-2,3-diacylglucosamine diphosphatase; this translates as MKKKRKVEIAVISDVHLGTFGCHAKQLLTYLNSIDPKKLILNGDIIDIWQFSKRYFPPAHLKVIKKIITMAANGTEVIYITGNHDEMLRKFSDSQIGKISIVDKYVTELDGKTAWFFHGDVFDVSIQNAKWLAKLGGYGYDLLIVINRFVNWCLVRLGRERYSLSKKIKNSVKGAIKYINDFEEVATDLAIENGYDYVICGHIHQPKMIIKGNKNGQTMYLNSGDWVENFTALEYQFKRWKIYHYNKDKLSPFFADEDIKEMEMKDLIAAITIVDQNKKKLD
- a CDS encoding FAD-binding and (Fe-S)-binding domain-containing protein; translated protein: MNKSILKLLNDSLLGELFYDDLLKSIYATDASVYRKLPLAVAFPKNENDIKLLIAFAKENNTSLIPRTAGTSLAGQCVGEGIVVDVSKYFTKIISVNESAQTVTVQPGVVRDSLNNYLKPFGLFFGPNTSTSNRCMIGGMVGNNSSGTTSIQYGVTRDKVLELHTILSDGSDVVFTELSSEAFKDKTKLDTLEGNIYTSLYSELASEAVQLQIKNEFPNPEIHRRNTGYAMDELIKASIFSSSSANFNMCKLLSGSEGTLAFTTQITLKLDVLPPTENIMVAAHFNSVADCLKSVTVVMQHNLHTCEMMDKTILDLTKHNKTQEENRQFIQGDPEAILMCEIKGNTINEAKKQAESLIKAIENQGLSYANPLLLGVDIDKAVELRKAGLGLLGNMIGDKKTVACIEDTAVALPDLANYIEDFTALMKTYNQKAVYYAHAGAGELHLRPILNLKKKEDVILFRKITTDVAKLVKKYNGSMSGEHGDGIVRAEFIPLMIGPVNYEILKRIKATFDPENIFNPGKIVDAYPMDESLRYQPDRVESVIETILDFSKSEGILRETEKCNGSGDCRKLPEFGGTMCPSYRATRNEKDTTRARANALREFLTNSDKPNKFNHQELKQVFDLCLSCKACSSECPSSVNVASLKAEFQYQYQKENGVSIRTKLFAYNNQLNQFGSHFPKLTNFMFSNAFTASLLKKSFGIAKERSLPLISSKSLSKLFQNTIIQKVDENNIKTVYLFNDEFTNFLDTPIGVDAISLLTDLNYKVKLINHEESGRTFISKGLLKQAKNVANKNVTIFKDLITVETPLLGIEPSAILTFKDEYMKLVDDKVSAEKIAKNTFLIEEFIQQEIKLGNIKASQFTKEAKTIKFHGHCHQKAQASQLSSFAVLNLPENYKVTIIPSGCCGMAGSFGYEKEHYDVSMQIGEQTLFPAVRKASKETVISANGTSCRHQIKDGTQRQALHPITILKEALI